One genomic window of Sodaliphilus pleomorphus includes the following:
- a CDS encoding Clp protease ClpP: MYYQIIIDDYIGDWWLGTDKQSIRRQLDRHKDEHVDVKISSLGGSLDDGLDIRQQFIDHGDVTAHLHGFVASAATVVAMGAKHIVMGKYALFLVHQCSNEVFEWGQMNATDLQTLIDRLQKNKEDNEKIDGVLAAMYASRCKNHSQEELLDLLKESKWLTAQEALDWGFIDEIAEDDVAPEMTNALARKFNAAGLPLTGLEIQPDSTAFGFHTVLESLKAIKDMLTPKNKLAACDDTSTKLAIMDKKFTNVASLLNLEAIAITDGSATLTADQLQAIEDRLNELQSQHQADADTIAERDKTISGLEAQVKNLQQAPADTTAKVDEASADNRPMNSKEMFNQIKDLI, encoded by the coding sequence ATGTACTATCAAATCATTATTGACGACTACATCGGCGACTGGTGGCTGGGCACTGACAAACAGAGCATACGCCGCCAGCTGGATCGCCACAAAGATGAGCATGTCGATGTCAAGATTTCCTCTCTCGGCGGCAGCCTTGATGATGGTCTTGACATCAGACAGCAGTTTATCGACCACGGCGATGTCACCGCTCACCTGCATGGCTTCGTGGCAAGCGCGGCAACTGTGGTCGCAATGGGAGCCAAGCATATAGTGATGGGCAAGTATGCGCTGTTCCTCGTCCACCAGTGCAGCAACGAGGTCTTTGAGTGGGGGCAGATGAATGCCACCGACTTGCAGACCCTCATCGACAGGCTGCAGAAAAACAAGGAGGACAATGAGAAGATTGACGGCGTGCTCGCCGCCATGTACGCATCTCGCTGCAAGAACCACTCGCAGGAAGAACTGCTCGACCTGCTCAAGGAGAGTAAATGGCTCACCGCGCAGGAGGCTCTTGACTGGGGCTTCATCGACGAAATCGCTGAAGATGACGTAGCTCCCGAGATGACCAACGCACTCGCCCGCAAATTCAATGCCGCAGGGCTGCCGCTCACAGGGCTTGAAATCCAACCCGACAGCACGGCTTTCGGCTTTCACACCGTCCTTGAATCCCTAAAGGCAATCAAGGACATGCTCACTCCAAAGAATAAACTCGCTGCGTGTGATGACACCAGCACAAAACTCGCAATCATGGATAAAAAGTTTACCAACGTGGCGAGCCTGCTCAACCTGGAGGCAATCGCCATCACCGACGGCAGCGCAACGCTGACCGCCGACCAACTGCAGGCGATTGAAGACCGCCTGAATGAGCTCCAGTCGCAACATCAGGCCGATGCCGACACCATCGCCGAGCGCGACAAAACTATCTCAGGGCTGGAAGCACAGGTTAAGAACCTGCAACAGGCTCCTGCCGACACAACGGCAAAGGTTGACGAGGCTTCGGCCGATAACCGGCCCATGAACAGCAAAGAAATGTTTAACCAAATCAAAGACCTCATTTAA